Below is a window of Sulfurisphaera ohwakuensis DNA.
AAAATGTAAGAGAAAAGAGTATTCCCCGCGTAAAAATTTATCAATGGTGCAAATAACCCTATCCCTCTTAAATTATCTGACAAAGAAAATGTATAATAATTTAGCCAGAGTTGTATAACCGAAATCGAAGAGCCAGTAGAAACGTAGACGGTATGTTGAACAGCTAAAGAGAAAAAAGTCCTTATGTTTTCCACCAGGTAGAACGGAAGAGAAAAAAGAGCAATTTTTATGAAATGAATATCCCCCTTAATTAAGCGGTAAACGATATAAAGGAAGAGAGTGAAAAAGGAAAAAACAAAACCTCTAGGGTCTGTAGTTGCTAACGTTAACAACAAGGAGAGAAGAATACTACTACGAAGAAGAGAAAAGTTCTTCTTATTAACATAGTCTAAACCAACCAGAAACAAGGGATATAAAGCAACAAAAGTAGAGTAATCAGTCCAGTAAGTAAAATACATGAAAGTTGGTGAAATTACGTATAAAAAAGCGACCATCAGAGATATTATCTCCTTGTACTTAATTCGAAGAATATAATAAGAAGCAAAGTACATAGAAACAAAACCTAAAAAGATTGGATAAGCATAACTTAGTTTATCCGATATCTCTGGCCATAAAGAAAAAATGTAAATCGGTAGATCTGAAGTATCCATAATAAAAAGCAGATTAATTTGGCCGTTATTAACTAGACTAGGAAAATAACCTATAATTGACGGATAAGAATCCCTTATATAAATTAAACCGGGGAAAAATAATGTAGATCTGAGGATAAAGAGCGTGAATAAAACCCCGCCTAGAAAAGGAATTAATAGCCTGTATTTGTTTATATTCATAGTCGAAATGTATTATATTATAGATTTAAAAGTTAATCAGAAGAAAATAAGATATAAAAGAAAAAGAGAGTTAACTTTACTGTGCTATTACTGCAACTTGTACGGTTTGGCCATCGCTTAAACCTATAGAAATGGTGTAAGTACTGCCAGGCTGCAAATTAGATAATGAGGTACCAAAACTAATTGATACTGTATTAACTCCTGCAGTTAGAGAGTTACTTGTGCCACCAATTACGGAAATACTACTTGCACTGTATGTTGTTCCTGCTATGGTTGCACTAACTATTTGTACATTTCCAGTAGAGTGTAAAGTAATAATAGCATAGCCTCCACTGATACTTAGAGTTCCTGTTCCTACTTGTGTTACTGTTGGTGTTCCTCCAAATGCTCCGAATAGTCCGAAGGCAAATCCAACAACTACTAGTGCTATTATTACTGATGCAATTACTAGAATTAATGCAGTTACAGCACCACTTAACCCCTTCTTAGCCTTCCTTCTCAACAACATATTTACTCATAACAATATTCATTATACATCTATATAAATTTTTCCTAGACAAAAGTAGAAAGAAAAAGAAAGATAAGTATAATCAGCATTACATAAACTATATTAAACATCTTAAATCAAAACTTTGTACTTTTTATCAAGATTATGTTACTACCAGCGATGATGAAGAAAGGAAATCAATTATAACCTTTTGCACTTTATATCCTTTGTGAGTGAACTATTTACCCAATTCAAAAACTCTTACGTTTATGGTAAGAATTATCTAATAGTAGCTCCTACAGGATCTGGCAAAACACATATTGCCAAGTATTTACTTAATGAGGAAAAAGGAATAGTAGTTTATACTTCACCACTAAAAGCTCTATCGAGAGAAGTTTATAAGGCGACAAAGAGGAAAGCGAAATACGTAGATTCTGATGTATATGAAGATGATTTAAGATACTTATCTGCAGAAGCCTTGCTCACGACTTATGAGAAATTCGATAGCGCAATTAGACATGATTACAGTTGGTTAAAAAACATAAGCCTCATCATCATTGACGAGATACATAATGTTGAAAGTGATAGAGGGTTAGGCATAGAGAACATAGTACTTTGGGCAAAAGAGAACTCAGTCCCGATAATAGGATTAAGTGCCACAGTAGGTAATGTAGAGGAATATAAGCAGTGGCTAAATGCGGAACTAATTAAGGTAGAAAAAAGAAAAGTCCCGCTTCATGAATGCATAGCATTTCCTTATATAATTAAATGTTATGATAATAACAAGATTATACCCATTGAGAAAAGAAGACTGAAAAACACCAAATTAGACCTACTTCTTGGTGTGTTAAGTTATATTCTGTCTTTAGGAAAGAACGCATTAGTCTTCGTTAGAAGCAGAAACTCTGCAGAGACACTTGCCGAAACCCTTAGAAAGTTCTCAATACCAGCCTTACCTTATCATTCCGGCTTACCTTATGATGTTAGAGATAAAGTAATAGAGTCCTTTATGAAGGGCGAAGTCAAGGTGCTGGTATCTACAACAGCATTGGGTCAGGGAGTGAACTTACCCGTTTACGCTACAGTCTTTTATGACGTCTCGTTACCAGACTCAGATGATAAAGGAGAGTTTAAAGGGTGGAGAGATCTGTCAGTAGCAGAATTTAAGCAAATTGCCGGAAGGGCAGGAAGACCGGGATTTGACCAAGAAGGAATGGCAATAGTTATAACAGAGACAATTAAGGAAATGGATAAGGTAGTGAAAACTTATTTCTCCTCATTTTTAGCAAAGAGTGAAGGTGTAAGTTTTAAGCTCGAAAACTTAACACTTGGTGTTATAAGCTGGTTCAATAAAAGAGAAGAAGAAGTTGAGGAGTTAATAGGTAAGGGATCGTTCACGTTTAAGGGTAAAGAAGTAAAACCTGCCATAGAATATCTGGTTAAACAGAACTTAGTGGAGAAAAAGGAAACGTTAAGGCTAACACCCTTAGGAAAAGCTGTAGCATTAAGTTATATTGACGTATCCGCATTAAACGGCTTCCCAGTAAATGTACAAGACTTCAATCCCCTCGACGTTGTGTATTCATCACCGGCTGTGCTACAGTCATTAAGGGGATGTGAGGAAGGAAAAGAACTCATTGAGAGATGGGTTAATGGAGGAGATATAGCATCTCTTTGCCTAAAGCTTTCGGCAAAAGATATTGATGATGTAATTTCAAACGCCAGATGGATAGCCTTTGCTCTTTATAGAGTATTAAGAGCGTTGAACCATCCAAAGGCGAAGGAAGCCCTTGAGTTTTATGAAAGGGTAAAATACGGCTTACCGAAGGAGGGAATAGAAATGGTGAAAGCTGGATTATCTAGGGATGAGGCTAAAAAACTTCTCCAATTAAATATTAAGAGTGTGGATGAAGCATGTATCATGAAGGATATACTCAATATTGACGTGATTGAGTGCAGAAAGTTCCATGAAGAATTAAGAAGATTTGTTAACGAGAACTATGGGAAAGAGATTGATCAAAACGATCCTAGAGTTGAGATTTTAAAAAGGTTCGGAATAATTACCGAGACCGGATGGAAAAAATATGGAAAATAAGAGTAAAGTTAACGCATCGGTTTATTTAGTGTGCTAAAACCTAAGTAATACTGAGAAAGCTTATATAGATTAAATTATTGTTATCCTTTAAGAAGATAAATTACATAGAAATTATATTAGTTTATTCTCTAATATCTTCCGTATACTTCTTATCGTAAAACTTTAAATAGCTAAGGGATAAAGTCTTAACTATGAAGTCTTTCTTACTTTTTCTATTATTGGCTTTTCCCATATTTGTCGGATTACTACATGCTAGCGTAAGTTTTACTTCCAACACATTCTTTGCTTATAACCAAACAGTTATTATGACATTACCTAACGGGAGTATAACAACCATTCATGAAGTTCTCCTACAGAGAATTGTTGGAGTATATCCTAATAACACTATTGCAGTAAATTTAACTGTATATAATGTTGGTCAAAAATACTATTTACCTTCAGTAATCTCCCTAAGCAATTCCTCTTTTCCGACTAACTTATATTATATACCTCCTCCGCTGTTGGGAAAAAATGTAACTAGAGGAAGTTCTGAAATGTGTTTTGTAAATTACAGTAATGGCCTTTATGTTTATGAGAGTAAATCAAATATTCAGGGTGTTATCATAGAATTCTTTATGTGGGTAAACTCATCTGGGATTGCTGTTAAAGTACAGACGCTCCAGATAGGAGCTAATCTTCAACTAGTAAGTAATGCTACAGCAGTCTTATGGAAGTCGAACTATTTTGACCCTTCAACCCATTTACCGACATTTCCGGGTTATACTGAGGCACATGTAGTTAGTGCAAATTTAAATAAGACACTTCTCATTATCTCTCACAAGCTCTTAGAATATATCTTGATTGCCGGTGTTTTAGGAATTATTATTATACTTCTTTTTAGAAAATAGGAGAAGAACTGGGATTCCAACTACTATAAGTGAAAAAACAATATTATCCACCTCATTCTTGAATGCGTTAAGAGAAAAAGTCTGACTAACCTTGTGGAGCCCACTCGGAAAATAGATTCTTTCACTAGGGTTTATCAAATTACTAGCATAAAGTACGTATGTGTTATTACTCACAAGTCCATTAAGTCCGTACTGAAGAAATATAATCTTAGAAGGGACACCGCTACTATTAACGTAATAATAAGTTACTATTGAAACCGTAGAGACCGGGTGTTGAGTATTCTCGTATATATAACAGCCATTTTTCTCACCCACTAGCTGGAACACAGAGCTACCCTTTTGTGCAATGTCACTTCCGACCTGGGGAAAGTAGTAAAGTATAGTAGGAGAGGAAAGATTATCAAACTCTACTATAGGACCTATATATTCAGAATAATTTAGGTTAATTAAGTAGAAATCAAATTTTACGGTATCATTACTATAAATATTTGTGATATTTTCTATGATTAAACCATATAATGTACTGTTAGATGATACAAAATAAGATATTGTCTTATACTCTATAAAGAAAGGGTGATGAGGTATTATTAGTAAAAGTAATAAGAGAATAGGTAACAATATTCAATCACCTCATCATAAAAACATTTCATCATAATATCAGTCCTGGCCACTCAAATCATCCATTATAATTTCTCGATTTACTATTTATATTTAACCTTAGGTTTAAATGAAGGAAGTAGTTATAGCCTCTTTCATCTTTCTCTTTATAAATGTTTACATAATGTTAGTAGTAATTTGTTGGCGCCTCTTTAAAAGATGATTATAAATTAACTATTTCTTTAATATCACGATTTAACAATGAAATTACAGCCTAATATTAGCCTTAGTTTATCCGTATTAATAGATAGAAAAGCTTATATAGATATTTGCCCAATATTTTTATGACTAAATATGTTGTTGAGGAGGAAGGCTAAGAAGGGGTTAAGTGGTGCTGTAACTGCTCTTATCCTAGTAATTGCATCAGTAATAATAGCACTAGTAGTTGTTGGATTTGCTTTCGGACTATTCGGAGCATTTGGAGGAACACCAACAGTAACACAAGTAGGAACAGGAACTCTTACTAGTAGTGGTAATTATGTTGTTGCTACAATCACTTTGCACTCTACTGGGAGTGTTCAAATAGTTAGTGCAACTATAGCAGGTACCACATATAGTGCAACTAGTCTTTCTCAATCATTATCTGCAGGAGTTAATACAGTAACTCTTAGTTTTGATACAAGTACTGGAAGTGTAACATTACAACCCGGTTCTACATATACTATCTCTATAGGTTTAAGTGATGGTCAGACTGTGCAAGTAGCAGTAGTATATCAATAAATTTAAAGTCAAACCTTTTTTATTTTGTTGCTCTTTTTATACTCGCTAATAACTTAAAGTACAATAGTTTCTAAGAGTACATTCTCTAAAGTCTAATTAAGTATAATTAACTTTTTTACCTATCTTAGCACATAATTTCAAAATAAAGCATAATAATTCTTTAATATTCTTGAAATAATATATAGTTGTTATATCTGAAACTTTATCTTCTTAAAACATAAAAATATAGTGGCCTAAACTATATGACTACTTAGCATTTCATAATAAAACGAAGAATTTTTATCTTAAATGAACCTTTTTTTCAATTTTTTGTCTAAAAATTTATGCTATTATAGGAAAATAGCTATGCTAAAACTACTAAATGATTTTCAGAGTTAGCTACTCATGATTTATTCTTGTCCTTTAATCATAATATACTAAGTCAACTTAGACTATTACTCAATGTTTGTATATTCAAAGTTTTAGGGTTAAGAACAGGGCTATTCTTATGAAAATTGATATAAAGGTAGCCGGGCTGGGATTTGAACCCAGGTCCGAGGGGCCAGAGCCCTCGATCCTTGACCACTAGACGACCCGGCTAATAATAATACTAGAAAGTAGATTTAAAAAGTGAATGGTTCTTTTTTATTGTGAACTCTCTGTATTGCAAGTTGACTCGTTTATCTCAGAGGCAATATTAAACTCGCTTTGATATTTTTTTAAAGAAATCGTATTATTGAAGGATTCAACTAGTATTATTATTTTATAAATCAAACTTTAAAATAAGTTTACATTTCTTCTTTCTATGAAAGTGGTTGTACAAATAAAGGATATTGATAAAGTACCTCAAGCATTAAGATCTGTTATTAATCTCTATAACGATATTAAGGATGCTGAAATAGAAGTTGTTTTTCATCAATCTGCTATAAAGGCTTTGTTGAAAGATAGTGAGACTAGAAGTATTATTGAAGATTTAATGACTAAAAAGAATATACTTATTGTTGGTTGTGAAAATAGTATAAGGTCTCAAAATCTTTCTCACGATCAGCTTATTCCAGGGATTAAGATTGTAACTTCTGGTGTTGGTGAAATTGTTAGGAAGCAAAGTGAAGGTTGGATTTATTTAGCTTTATGATGCTTTATGAATCGTTTAGTTTTTATCAATAACTAGTTGCTCTGAATTTGAAAATTGATGCGTTCTGAAAAAATTAACAGACAATGCGTGAGGAGTTGAATATTTTTATATTCTCTCGTCTAATTTACGTTATGGAACTAACCTTATCCAATTTTGATGTATTGGAAGATTTTTGGGGAAACACAGACGGGATAAAGATGTCATTTTCCGGAAATCAGTGGTTTGTAGTACCAGATTTGATAGCTTTACTTAACAAAAAAGGATTCACCGTGTACATAGAGACTATTCCTCCCGGAATTGTTAGGAAGAGGGCTGAAGGTGAAAATCTTAAGGTCGGGAACTTAGAAATTACTTTTAAACCGGAAATTGTTTCATTACCTCCTTCTCTTTTAGAGGGATTAAAAGTTAAGAAGATGAAAGAATATGTTGAAAATGAGTTAGCTATTGTTTATTCTTCAAAAGTTAATGATTGGTGTGATTTAAAGGGAAAGAAGGTTGCTATACCTAATCCGGAAATTGAGGGGATAGGAGTTCTTTTTAAACAGCTGTATGAGGAATATTGTGGTAATTATGAAGAGTTTGCCTCTTCAGCATACTTAACCAAAGTCCATCATAGGGAAATACCTTACATGTTATCTAAAGGTTTAATTGAAGCTGGAGTTGTCTGGAAAACTGAGGCGACTTATTGGAAATTTAACTACGTAGTACCAAATTTTAATAAGAAAGGGAGGTTGGCTTTCGCGTTACTAAGTAATGGTAGTGAGATTGCAGAGGTATTATTTGATTATCTCTTTTCTTTAGATGTTAAGACTATTTACGAAAAATATGGTTTTAAATGGATCTCTACGTAGAGAATTTTGTCAAAATCTTAGCTATTTGAATTT
It encodes the following:
- a CDS encoding molybdate ABC transporter substrate-binding protein is translated as MELTLSNFDVLEDFWGNTDGIKMSFSGNQWFVVPDLIALLNKKGFTVYIETIPPGIVRKRAEGENLKVGNLEITFKPEIVSLPPSLLEGLKVKKMKEYVENELAIVYSSKVNDWCDLKGKKVAIPNPEIEGIGVLFKQLYEEYCGNYEEFASSAYLTKVHHREIPYMLSKGLIEAGVVWKTEATYWKFNYVVPNFNKKGRLAFALLSNGSEIAEVLFDYLFSLDVKTIYEKYGFKWIST
- a CDS encoding DsrE family protein; its protein translation is MKVVVQIKDIDKVPQALRSVINLYNDIKDAEIEVVFHQSAIKALLKDSETRSIIEDLMTKKNILIVGCENSIRSQNLSHDQLIPGIKIVTSGVGEIVRKQSEGWIYLAL
- a CDS encoding DUF973 family protein, producing the protein MLLRRKAKKGLSGAVTALILVIASVIIALVVVGFAFGLFGAFGGTPTVTQVGTGTLTSSGNYVVATITLHSTGSVQIVSATIAGTTYSATSLSQSLSAGVNTVTLSFDTSTGSVTLQPGSTYTISIGLSDGQTVQVAVVYQ
- a CDS encoding DEAD/DEAH box helicase produces the protein MSELFTQFKNSYVYGKNYLIVAPTGSGKTHIAKYLLNEEKGIVVYTSPLKALSREVYKATKRKAKYVDSDVYEDDLRYLSAEALLTTYEKFDSAIRHDYSWLKNISLIIIDEIHNVESDRGLGIENIVLWAKENSVPIIGLSATVGNVEEYKQWLNAELIKVEKRKVPLHECIAFPYIIKCYDNNKIIPIEKRRLKNTKLDLLLGVLSYILSLGKNALVFVRSRNSAETLAETLRKFSIPALPYHSGLPYDVRDKVIESFMKGEVKVLVSTTALGQGVNLPVYATVFYDVSLPDSDDKGEFKGWRDLSVAEFKQIAGRAGRPGFDQEGMAIVITETIKEMDKVVKTYFSSFLAKSEGVSFKLENLTLGVISWFNKREEEVEELIGKGSFTFKGKEVKPAIEYLVKQNLVEKKETLRLTPLGKAVALSYIDVSALNGFPVNVQDFNPLDVVYSSPAVLQSLRGCEEGKELIERWVNGGDIASLCLKLSAKDIDDVISNARWIAFALYRVLRALNHPKAKEALEFYERVKYGLPKEGIEMVKAGLSRDEAKKLLQLNIKSVDEACIMKDILNIDVIECRKFHEELRRFVNENYGKEIDQNDPRVEILKRFGIITETGWKKYGK
- a CDS encoding DUF973 family protein, whose product is MLLRRKAKKGLSGAVTALILVIASVIIALVVVGFAFGLFGAFGGTPTVTQVGTGTLSISGGYAIITLHSTGNVQIVSATIAGTTYSASSISVIGGTSNSLTAGVNTVSISFGTSLSNLQPGSTYTISIGLSDGQTVQVAVIAQ